TTCAAGAAGCAAATGATCTGCTCCCGTCCGTTAGGGAAGAATTGGTGCATCTTCAATCTTTAGAGCGCGAATGTAAAACCGTTCATCATCATCTTCAGGCTGTTAAAAAGGGTGCTTTAGAGGAAGTGAACAGTAGACAAGAAGACATTTTTCTGCTGGAAACAGCGGTCGATTTTTTAGAAATTCAAGCCCAGAGTTACGTGAGCCAGTTAGAAAAAACGGGATTTATATCAAAAGTATTGATGAAGGGCTGGTTGATTTCCCTGCAAAAGTAAAAGGAAATTCAGTACTGCTGTGCTGGAAACAAGGTGAAGAATTTATTACTCACTACCACCATTTATTTGAATCTTTTAAAAAAAGAAAGAAAATTTACAGTACGGATGATGAGTGAGATAGAGGGAGGTTAAGATGTGCCTGATTGTTTTTGGGTATGGTGTTCATAAAGATTATCCATTGATTGTGGCAGCAAACCGTGATGAATTTTATTCTAGGCCGACAGTTCCTCTTCATCATTGGCCGCGTTCTCCAATTAAAGCGGGAAAAGACAAAGAAAAGGGCGGCACATGGATGGGGGTTACAGAGAGCGGACGATTTGCTGCTATAACCAATGTGAGAGCATCAAAACAGAACCCTGCCAAGTATTCAAGAGGAGAAATTGTCAAAGGATTTTTAGAAGCAGAAGATCCGCATACGTTTTTAGAAGAATGTAATGTACACAACGAGGATTTTGATGGTTACAATTTGATTTCGGGAAACAGTAGCCAATTATACTATTCAACCAACCAGGACAAGCATAGCAAGCACAAGTTAAAAAAGGGTGTTTATGGTTTGAGTAATGCGTTTTTAAATACGCCGTGGCCAAAAGTAGTAGATGCTAAGAAGAAATTCACCAGTATTTTAAAAAAGCAAACGGCATCTTTTTCGCCTGAACCGTTATTTGAAATGCTTTCTGATACTAATGAAGCAGACGAGAAAGACCTGCCTGAAACAGGAGTGGACAGACAACTTGAAAAAAAACTGTCTCCCTTGTTTATTAGAATGAAAGGGTACGGTACACGTTCTCAAACGGTGCTGGTATTTACGAAAAAAGGTGAAGTGATAATGGAAGAGCGGACATATAGTGAAAACGGACACATATTAAATCAAAAGAACTTAAATTGGACAATCAAATAAAGTTGAATATCTATTGAAAAAGATGAATAAATATAAATGATTGCGTTTTCTTAAAATTAATTAATAATATAAAAAAAGTGAAAAAAACGCGACAGAAAGCGTTTTCATGGAGTTTTCTTTATGTGAAATAATTTGCCGAAATGTCAGAAAAATGATATGCTTTCGTATATTAGATAAAACTAAAGGGATATGTTTTGTTAGACAGTTTTTAGAGAGGTGGAGAGGGCAATGACACAACCTTACATTTCACAGAGAGAAGGCCTTTACGATTCTGATTTTGAGCATGATAATTGCGGGATCGGATTTTTGGCTAATATAAAAGGGAAGAGATCACATGACATCGTGAAAAAAGCCCTTGACATTTTGGTCAACCTTGAACATCGTGGCGGTCAGGGTGATGAACCAAACACAGGTGATGGTGCCGGTATTTTATTACAATTACCGCATCGCTTTTTCAAAAATAATGAAAATGACTTAGGATTTGAAGTTCCTAAAGAAGGTCATTATGGAGTAGGAATGGTGTTCCTTCCTTCCGCAGACCAAAAAAGACATCAATGTGAAAAAGAGATTGACCAGATTATAGAAGAAGAAGGGCAGACTGTTTTAGGGTGGAGAGAAGTTCCAGTAGATGACTCAATGATCGGAAAAGCTGCACTTAAAGCAAAACCTGCTGTGTACCAAGTATTTATTGGACGAAGTGACGATGTACAGTCTAGAGAAGAGTTTGAAAGAAAGCTGTATGTTATTCGAAAGCGTGCTGAGCATGAAGCGGGGCAAGAATTAGAAGACAATGATTCTTTTTATTTTGCCAGCCTTTCTTCACGCACAATTGTTTATAAAGGGATGCTTACGACAGAGCAAGTACCTCAATTTTATAAAGATGTAAATGATAAAGATTTTGAAACAGCTGTAGCACTTGTACATTCCCGCTTCTCCACAAACACATTTCCAAGCTGGGAACGTGCACATCCAAACCGCTACTTGATTCATAATGGGGAGATAAACACGGTTAAAGGTAATGTAAATTGGATGCATGCTCGTGAAGCAGTTTTTCAATCGGAATTATTCAAAAATGACCTTGGTAAAGTACATCCTGTCATAGACCATCACGGCAGTGACTCCTCGATGTTTGATAACACGTTTGAATTTCTAACACTTGCAGGTCGTTCTATGCCTCATTCAGCTATGATGATGATACCGGAACCGTGGCAGAATGACCCATTAATGAACGAAGAGAAGAAAGCTTTTTATCAATTCCACAGCTGTTTAATGGAACCATGGGATGGTCCGACAGCGATTGCTTATACAGATGGCAATAAAGTAGGAGCATGTCTGGATAGGAATGGACTGCGTCCAGCAAGATATTATGTAACAAAAGATGATCATATATTGATGTCTTCTGAAGTGGGTGTTTTAGATATTGATCCAGAAGATGTCCTGTATAAAGAGCGGCTGCATCCAGGCCATATGCTTTTAGTAGATATGGAAGAAGGCCGAATTGTGCCTGATGAAGAAATTAAGCATTCTATTGCTTCTGAAAAGCCATATAAAGAATGGGTAGATACTTATATGGCTGACTTAGAAGACGTAATGGAAAGCCAAGATGTTTACAATACGGAATTTGATCAATTACAAAAAAGGCAGCTGACTTTCGGGTATACGTATGAAGAGCTTGAAAAAATGGTGAAGCCAATGGCTGCAGAAGGCGTCGACCCGGTAGGTTCTATGGGTTACGATTCCCCATTAGCAGTCTTGTCTAAAAAACCACAGCTTCTATACAATTATTTTAAACAATTGTTTGCCCAGGTAACTAATCCGCCGATTGATGCTATTCGTGAAGAATTGGTTACTGCGGTCGGAACGACTATTGGTAAAGAAGGAAATCTTCTTCACCCCGAACCAGAAAGTGCCCGGCAGCTATTTTTAAAGACGCCGCTTTTAAACAATGAGGACTTTGCAAAACTGCGTGCTAATAAACAAAAAGGATTTCAATCGGTAACGCTGCCTATGGTTTTTGATGCTTCAAAAGGAAAGGAAGCATTAAAGCCTGCACTTGATCAATTATTTGCGTCTGCAGACCAAGCAGTGGAAAACGGAGCAACAGTAATTATTTTAAGTGACAGGAATGTAGACAGTCAGTACGCTCCGATACCAGCACTGTTAGCTGTTTCTGGTTTGCATCACCATTTTATCCGCAACGGTATGAGAACTCGTGTAAGCTTGGCAGTTGAAACGGCTGAACCAAGAGAAGTTCATCACTTTGCCGTATTGCTTGGCTACGGTGCAGAAGCGGTCAATCCATACCTTGTCTTTGATTCTATTGACGGGATGTTAAAAGATAATTTAATAGAAGGCACGTCGTATGTTGAAGCTGTCCAAAAGTATATTAAGGCAGCTACAAAAGGC
This DNA window, taken from Alteribacillus bidgolensis, encodes the following:
- a CDS encoding NRDE family protein — encoded protein: MCLIVFGYGVHKDYPLIVAANRDEFYSRPTVPLHHWPRSPIKAGKDKEKGGTWMGVTESGRFAAITNVRASKQNPAKYSRGEIVKGFLEAEDPHTFLEECNVHNEDFDGYNLISGNSSQLYYSTNQDKHSKHKLKKGVYGLSNAFLNTPWPKVVDAKKKFTSILKKQTASFSPEPLFEMLSDTNEADEKDLPETGVDRQLEKKLSPLFIRMKGYGTRSQTVLVFTKKGEVIMEERTYSENGHILNQKNLNWTIK